A genomic segment from Glycine max cultivar Williams 82 chromosome 1, Glycine_max_v4.0, whole genome shotgun sequence encodes:
- the LOC100820284 gene encoding transcription factor UNE10, which translates to MSQRVPNCDVDDSNIPTASKFPLPNFNFISHEVPMLGYQVGELPCKKGQPSTYEGSNGNLTTWDKPRTSGGTLESIVNQHVSENCYKLVAMDALVPCSKQGTRKAVESGRLGACRESSSTRVASRARVAAQEEVGKRAGMVARLPTTLELSGCKDWSVSGSETCRRELSVTFNSATTGSPENTTSAGRQCTGTTTNDDRDSISHLISQSEVPDEDYMAAKVERSSGSNKRIKANSVVHNQSERRRRDKINQRMKELQKLVPNSSKTDKASMLDEVIQYMKQLQAQVQMMNWMKMYTTMMLPITMQQQQQQLKMSMMMAQMGMGMGMGMGMNKDMVMNMNSMNIPGIPPMLPFPPFMPMVSCGDQLQGTPEKSVTMDAYSKMASLYDQQLFHPPASSSKN; encoded by the exons ATGAGTCAACGTGTCCCTAACTGCGATGTGGACGACAGCAACATTCCCACAGCATCAAAATTCCCTCTTcccaatttcaatttcatatcCCATGAAGTCCCAAT GTTGGGCTACCAAGTTGGGGAACTACCATGCAAAAAGGGACAACCTTCGACGTACGAAGGCAGCAACGGGAACCTAACTACATGGGACAAACCTCGTACAAGTGGTGGTACCTTGGAGTCCATAGTTAACCAACATGTCAGCGAAAACTGCTATAAATTGGTTGCTATGGACGCATTAGTGCCCTGTTCGAAACAGGGCACACGCAAGGCAGTGGAGTCGGGAAGGCTTGGTGCGTGCCGAGAAAGTAGTTCCACGCGCGTGGCGTCGCGTGCCAGGGTGGCGGCGCAGGAGGAAGTGGGGAAACGCGCTGGGATGGTGGCGCGTTTGCCTACAACGCTAGAATTGAGTGGCTGCAAGGATTGGAGCGTGAGTGGTAGTGAAACTTGTCGTAGGGAATTGAGTGTGACTTTCAATTCTGCCACCACGGGTTCGCCGGAAAACACCACTAGCGCCGGCAGACAGTGCACCGGGACCACTACCAACGACGACCGTGATTCCATCAGCCACCTTATATCTCAG AGCGAGGTACCGGATGAGGATTACATGGCAGCAAAAGTTGAAAGATCATCTGGGTCCAACAAAAGAATCAAAGCTAATTCAGTTGTGCACAACCAATCTGAAAGG AGAAGAAGGGATAAGATCAACCAAAGAATGAAGGAATtgcaaaagctggtcccaaatTCCAGTAAG ACCGATAAAGCTTCGATGCTAGATGAGGTGATCCAATATATGAAGCAATTGCAAGCCCAAGTGCAAATGATGAATTGGATGAAAATGTACACCACCATGATGCTGCCAATTACcatgcagcaacaacaacaacaacttaaAATGTCTATGATGATGGCTCAGATGGGCATGGGCATGGGGATGGGCATGGGAATGAATAAGGATATGGTTATGAATATGAACAGCATGAACATTCCCGGCATTCCCCCTATGCTCCCCTTTCCCCCCTTCATGCCTATGGTCTCATGTGGTGATCAATTACAAGGAACACCAGAGAAG TCCGTGACCATGGATGCATACAGTAAGATGGCTTCCCTGTATGATCAGCAGCTGTTTCATCCTCCAGCTTCTAGTTCCAAGAACTGA